One bacterium genomic window carries:
- a CDS encoding type II toxin-antitoxin system HicA family toxin, which produces MPPRFRVRDAIKIVENDGWRLVKFVGSHRQYKHPTKSGRVTIPGHENDVLHPKTYGSILEQAGLK; this is translated from the coding sequence ATGCCGCCGCGTTTCCGCGTCCGTGACGCAATCAAGATTGTGGAGAATGACGGTTGGCGGCTTGTGAAATTCGTGGGCAGTCATCGTCAGTACAAGCATCCAACCAAATCAGGACGCGTCACGATTCCGGGGCATGAAAACGATGTGCTTCACCCGAAAACCTACGGAAGTATCCTTGAACAAGCGGGGTTGAAATGA
- a CDS encoding type II toxin-antitoxin system HicB family antitoxin has translation MKYQNFLIVIESGQSNFSAYCPDLPGVGSTGKTRAEVEQNMMEAMQLHIDGTREDGLKIPKTTSSAVIMRLEVPTQAEAKKRMAEVPGPPAPRRRKTNTRTYSSR, from the coding sequence ATGAAATACCAGAACTTTCTGATCGTCATTGAAAGTGGCCAAAGCAACTTCTCGGCCTATTGCCCTGACTTGCCTGGAGTGGGTTCTACCGGCAAGACCCGCGCCGAAGTCGAGCAAAACATGATGGAAGCGATGCAGCTTCACATTGACGGCACGCGTGAAGACGGATTGAAGATTCCAAAGACCACTTCGAGCGCCGTCATCATGCGCCTTGAAGTGCCCACTCAGGCTGAAGCGAAAAAGCGCATGGCTGAAGTGCCGGGCCCGCCCGCGCCGCGGCGACGCAAAACTAACACTCGTACCTATAGCTCCCGCTAA
- a CDS encoding dTDP-4-dehydrorhamnose 3,5-epimerase family protein, which translates to MIQGVVTKKLRLMPDERGRLMEILRCDDPDYLTIAQVYMTTNYPGVVKAWHFHKKQSDQMTCVKGMVKVVLFDARDDSPTKGEVNEFFVGEYNPMLIVIPPGVYHGWKCISEHESVVVNCPDQLYDYQNPDEHRAAHDDPKIPYNWDIVFK; encoded by the coding sequence ATGATTCAAGGCGTTGTTACGAAGAAATTGCGGCTGATGCCCGACGAACGGGGCCGCTTGATGGAAATTTTGCGATGCGATGATCCCGACTATCTGACCATCGCGCAGGTGTACATGACCACCAACTACCCCGGCGTGGTCAAGGCGTGGCACTTTCATAAGAAGCAGTCCGATCAAATGACGTGCGTCAAGGGCATGGTCAAGGTCGTGCTGTTCGACGCGCGGGACGATTCGCCGACGAAGGGCGAAGTCAACGAGTTTTTCGTGGGCGAGTACAATCCGATGCTGATCGTGATTCCGCCGGGCGTTTATCACGGCTGGAAGTGCATCAGCGAGCACGAGAGCGTCGTGGTGAATTGCCCCGACCAGCTTTATGACTATCAGAATCCCGACGAACACCGAGCTGCGCACGACGATCCGAAGATTCCGTACAACTGGGATATTGTGTTTAAATAG
- a CDS encoding methyltransferase domain-containing protein: protein MIALLKRVARSHPEFERAARRLVSLRYQIALRHLRGVGVEVGALDLPLFLPRGARAYYLDRMTPSQLLEHYPEHAGRPLHVSFVADGETMACVRDEALDFLIANHVIEHTQDPIGTLKTFCAKLKRGGVIYLAVPELTKTFDHKRTPTTWEHLLADHQDGPQHSRLQHYMEWATLVQDRSGTDAERFAAELEAADYSIHFHCWTCADFAAFIARLSETLPLRVVEQRSWRNENIFILQKP, encoded by the coding sequence ATGATCGCTCTGCTGAAACGTGTGGCGCGCTCCCACCCTGAGTTCGAGCGTGCGGCGCGACGTTTGGTGAGTTTGCGCTATCAGATCGCGTTACGGCACTTGCGGGGAGTCGGAGTGGAAGTCGGCGCGCTGGATCTGCCGCTGTTTCTGCCGCGCGGCGCGCGTGCGTATTATCTCGACCGCATGACTCCGAGTCAGCTTCTGGAACACTACCCGGAGCACGCCGGACGCCCTTTGCACGTGTCGTTCGTGGCCGATGGCGAAACCATGGCCTGCGTGCGCGATGAAGCGCTTGATTTCCTGATCGCCAATCATGTCATCGAGCACACGCAGGACCCGATCGGGACGCTGAAGACGTTCTGCGCGAAACTCAAACGCGGCGGCGTCATCTACCTGGCCGTGCCCGAGCTGACGAAGACCTTCGACCACAAACGCACGCCCACGACGTGGGAGCATCTGCTCGCCGATCATCAGGATGGGCCGCAGCATTCACGCCTGCAGCACTATATGGAGTGGGCGACGCTTGTGCAGGACCGGTCGGGCACGGACGCCGAGAGATTCGCCGCCGAGCTTGAAGCCGCCGACTACTCAATCCACTTTCACTGCTGGACGTGCGCGGACTTTGCCGCGTTCATCGCCCGGCTGTCCGAAACGCTGCCGCTGCGCGTTGTGGAACAACGCAGTTGGCGCAACGAGAACATTTTCATTCTGCAGAAACCCTAA
- a CDS encoding SIMPL domain-containing protein, producing MSEKNDTNGGLFFIAIAIVAAAFILGIKMVEMRKAGDMISVTGSAKRPIVADLIVWSGNVTAQENTQQDAYKAVQVHAARVQKFFADNSVPGAEVTMKPVSSEQIQEYNQSGYFTGRILGYRVNQTFEIRSPRVDAIEELIKKSDQLISEGVPFTGWGAQYLYTKLADLRIEMLGEAMKDATERARVMAESSDSKLGELRDAKMGVFQVTPRNSTDVSDYGYYDTSSKEKDITAVVKASYSLD from the coding sequence ATGTCTGAAAAAAACGATACCAACGGCGGCCTGTTTTTTATCGCGATTGCGATTGTGGCTGCGGCATTTATCTTGGGCATCAAGATGGTCGAGATGCGCAAGGCCGGAGATATGATCTCCGTCACCGGTTCGGCCAAGCGGCCCATCGTGGCGGACTTGATCGTGTGGTCGGGCAATGTCACCGCGCAAGAGAACACGCAGCAGGACGCCTACAAGGCTGTGCAGGTGCATGCCGCGCGCGTGCAAAAGTTCTTCGCCGACAACAGCGTGCCGGGCGCCGAAGTCACGATGAAGCCCGTCTCCAGCGAGCAGATTCAGGAATACAACCAGAGCGGCTACTTCACGGGCCGCATCCTCGGTTATCGTGTCAATCAGACGTTTGAAATTCGCTCGCCGCGCGTGGATGCCATCGAAGAGCTGATCAAGAAATCCGATCAGTTGATCAGCGAAGGCGTGCCGTTCACCGGCTGGGGCGCGCAGTACCTTTACACCAAGCTCGCCGATCTACGGATCGAGATGCTCGGTGAAGCGATGAAAGACGCCACCGAACGCGCCCGCGTGATGGCTGAATCGTCCGACAGCAAACTCGGTGAATTGCGCGACGCCAAGATGGGCGTTTTTCAAGTCACACCGCGCAACTCCACCGACGTATCCGACTACGGCTACTACGACACGTCGTCGAAAGAAAAAGATATCACGGCGGTCGTCAAAGCAAGTTACTCTCTCGACTAA
- the rfbD gene encoding dTDP-4-dehydrorhamnose reductase, producing the protein MRKVLITGNLGMLGSELSLACEDQGDEVVGVDLPDGDITSRERLLGLIGEADPEFIFHCAAFTKVDQCETEIATAMRVNAIGTQNVALAAESLGVPMLYISTDYIFDGTKEGAYDEWDAANPQSVYGKSKYAGECFVRQLSQWHYIVRVSWLIGKHGPNFIETILKLARERDELRVVNDQFGSPTFVTDLVPELLRLSESGAFGTYHITNRGVTTWYDLAKKALELRGVTTPILPCTTADFPRPAPRPKNSQLSAMLYDLALGNDMPTWEQGLKDYLRG; encoded by the coding sequence ATGCGCAAAGTTCTTATCACTGGAAACCTCGGCATGCTGGGCAGCGAACTGTCGCTGGCCTGCGAAGATCAGGGGGATGAAGTCGTCGGCGTAGATCTGCCCGACGGCGATATCACCAGCCGCGAGCGTCTACTCGGTCTGATCGGCGAAGCGGATCCCGAGTTCATTTTTCATTGCGCCGCCTTCACCAAGGTGGATCAGTGCGAAACGGAAATCGCGACCGCCATGCGCGTGAACGCCATCGGCACGCAAAATGTCGCGCTGGCCGCCGAGTCGCTCGGCGTGCCGATGCTATACATTTCGACCGACTACATTTTTGACGGCACGAAAGAGGGCGCATACGACGAATGGGACGCCGCGAACCCGCAGAGTGTCTATGGCAAGTCGAAGTATGCCGGCGAGTGTTTCGTGCGGCAACTCTCGCAATGGCACTACATCGTGCGCGTTTCGTGGCTGATCGGCAAGCACGGACCGAACTTCATCGAGACCATTTTGAAGCTGGCGCGCGAGCGCGATGAGCTGCGCGTCGTCAATGATCAATTTGGATCGCCGACGTTTGTCACGGATCTCGTGCCGGAACTGCTGCGCTTGTCAGAGAGCGGCGCCTTCGGAACGTACCACATCACGAATCGCGGCGTCACGACGTGGTACGACTTGGCGAAAAAGGCGCTGGAATTGCGCGGCGTCACCACGCCGATTCTGCCGTGCACGACCGCCGATTTTCCCCGTCCCGCACCGCGCCCCAAGAATTCGCAGCTTTCCGCGATGCTCTATGATCTTGCGCTGGGCAACGACATGCCGACGTGGGAACAAGGGTTGAAGGACTATTTGCGCGGATGA